The Hydrogenobacter sp. genomic sequence ACACGAGCTTTGCTATAAGGGGAAGGTCTATTTTGTATACCTCTCTAATATCAACGACAGCCTTTGCCTTTCCCTCTTCATCCTGCAGGACTATTCTCTCTCCCACCTTTGGCTTTTCTTTAAATTGCAGTATTATGGGTATGGTCCATACAGTTCCGTCAGGCAGGCACATATTGTAACCTACAGAAAGTAGCTCCTCGCCTGTCATAAATCCTTTGATGGGAGAGAAAACGCCAGTTGCTATATTTTCCACATCCAAAAGAGCATCCAAGCCTACGGTAATCTTAGGCAGGTCCCTTATCTCCTCAAGGATTTTGAGCTTTTCCTTTTCAGGTACAACCCTATTTACAAGCTCTCCACCGTGCGGTTCTATCATGTCTTTGCCTCCTCTAAATGTTTTTCAAAAAGCAAGTTTCTTGTCTTCACCACCTCACCCACCACCATAACAGCAGGGGGTCTCACCTCAGGTGGGTTCTCAGAAAGCTCCTTAAGGCTTGTAATAACTACCTTCTGCTCCTTCGTTGTTCCCCTCTCTATAAAGGCTACGGGTTCTTTCGGCTCTCTCCCCACGCTTATTAACCTCTTTGCTATCTCCTGCCTGTTTGAAACCGCCATAAGAAAGACAAGGGTGTTTATCCCCTTCAGGCTCTCCCAGTCTATGCTTGAACTTCCTTTCTTTGGGTCCTCATGCCCAGTTATGACGGCAAAGGAAGAAGATATGCCTCTAAAGGTCAAAGGAATGCCTGCATAGGCTGGCACCGCTATGGCGGAGCTTATACCCGGAACCACTTCAAACTCTATGCCATGCTGTGCCAAAAAG encodes the following:
- a CDS encoding SAM-dependent methyltransferase, translating into FLAQHGIEFEVVPGISSAIAVPAYAGIPLTFRGISSSFAVITGHEDPKKGSSSIDWESLKGINTLVFLMAVSNRQEIAKRLISVGREPKEPVAFIERGTTKEQKVVITSLKELSENPPEVRPPAVMVVGEVVKTRNLLFEKHLEEAKT